In Hippocampus zosterae strain Florida chromosome 21, ASM2543408v3, whole genome shotgun sequence, the genomic window CTGTGGGCTCCACGAATTGAACCAGATCTACAGAAATCAGAGATCAATTGGGTTCATATTCAATTAACTCTCATGGTTCTCGTAACCTTCATTGTAAATATAAACCAAAATTCCAAGTGTCTTTGTCTTCTTGTATCTTGCAGATATCAGTGAAGATGTTCATCCTGAGAGTCAGGCGCCAGAGCCCCCGGACATTAAAGAGGAAGATGAGTATGAAGCAGTCCACCATTTTAAAGAGGAACTGGTGCAGCAGTCCCCTTACATTAAAAAAGAGCAGGAGTCTGAGTGCCCTTGCATGAAGAAGGAGGGAGAAGAACCCCACTTCATAAAAGAGGCAAAGGAGGAAGAGTATATCTGGAAGTTGTTATCAACTGGTGTCCCTTTGAAGTGTGACGAAGGTGAAAGTGAAGCGAGTCGAGGTGCAGAGCTCCCAAGCAGTAGCTCACGTCAACACATGACAACAGAAGCAGACGGCTTCTTAGCTCCACTATCAGATAGCAATGACACTTTGTCACACACTCCTCATGCTGGTGTTGATGATGGcgatagtgatgggtccatgaggcctcatgaggcgtgtcgacacaatgacacattgtgttgatactgtaccgatactgtgtcactgaccactgccacctgctggaccttcaaaatccctgcagccaacccacttgacagactgaacaaactgatttgatgatgacgtgtatacaatgcactacctcactctacccaatgactggtactgaatgagttaaaagctcagtgtagccacaagcgccattgtttatgttgttgtttatgctgtttatattgtctatacccctcttcctcaactggcggaccgcgatccacgaccggattatttattttggtaaaatgagtattttgttttgcttttgttaaattaagggaaaaaaagacaactgctgtttaacaaagttaaagtaaaaaatgtcttatttccctaaaagggctatttctattattaagcaggcacaacttaacaaaataaaagagttcctctgcctcaacacaatacctctcattatttgctgtgtactggcaaagtgaataattgttattttcatgcaccccattattggttggttgtgaggagtgttgatttgtataagcttgaccatactaaatgggcatatagccctgctccccatgaccaccgtgcatgggaccggatcttggtcttataaaaaaaaaagtggcccgACAGCATTTCGAGTTGAGGACCACaggtctatactgttcagattacatgtatttttttatatagtgtagctgctatcctttcttagctgcatgtgtttaatgcacagcatgtttacatgcatgtatgcactgaagattgagaggaagaaatttcatctatgctgcatgtcatacataaagcatatttgacaataaagatgacattgacccttgacaacatcattcacatccatgcattcatattgtatcattaaatgtgtttcaatgatgtgaaattcatgtgaatgaggatgcttgtgggcttcacaatttttgatttagaaaaataagatgctccagtgttttaaatttcagtctgttgcatttaatgcatgccatttcctctgttgtggagaagacacacacacaatggaataaaacatgtcaaaaatccgagaggcacttggtgagacaaggggattttaatgaataccttattctccaaaaggagatcaaaatggctctacgcggcggacaatttgtatttgtccggaagctgctccataatatgcacgtactgtagcaacgtcactcgagtgaagcgcgtctcagcactcagcagtcgatagtctgctgctctcagctgtgcgcgcgaggacgtacttgcggcgccgacccaacacACGCCACATactaagctttgaactacgacaacagctaagctagcctagccgatgtaatgatggtcagcagacaaggttgtGTGTGAcctttaatagcaacgtggcagagtcatcaaacatgcggtgtgctcactcgcagtcactttctgcaactcccccttagaggcgggacctctcaatcaactggagtatgacgtacagtacaacaaacgttcataaaacacttctcatataataatagcctattatatgacagccggcatgacgctagaagtcagacggacacattttttctgataatcagtgtgttttccgtattgcccaaacatatatttttattccagcgagggtgaggtctagcttgtttcggcaatcggcatcgtgtagccagacgcacttccttaggatacactgtgcgggcgtttgctgcgtcaacgccccctggactaagtgccgcagcttggactgtgccaagcagcagatgcagtctaaactgcaccggtgcagttcacgtgtcaattagcagcctggactgtgtcaacgcagccgatgtgtcaattagcagcctggactgtgtcaacgcagccgatgcagtctaaactgcgccggtgcagttcatgtgtcaatcacttgaagtaatgaagcggcacatgcaccgacacgtggtttgctctgtgagcccagcgcatgcatcaacgcatcggtgtcgctggacccatcacgaGATGACGATGATAATAATGAAGAGTCTGAAGGTGATGTGACGTCCTcgcatggtgggatgcctccacgTGGCGCGAGGGGGAACGCCGGGGGACTCGAGCCCCTGCTGCGGCTAAATACCTACCAGCTGACGGGGAAGGAGGAAGGACCTCACCGGAAGGAGAGACACCTGATGCTCGCACCGTCGGAACGGAGGgaagtgggagtagccgccccacaaccctccttaaataaaagtcaggcgagggcccttCTAGGACCCGCACGAGGCAcgacgagggggaaaaaaggttccccagggggcgagttggggatggtaagaagaaagcgcaagcaaggcgggatggaccaaagacatttgggagggtgggtgaaagacagactggtggggattcacccccatccaggccctgaaagcaagaggggagcaaggagcagaaacaataaaagaagagagaggaatgaaagaaggggagagaggaggagaggaagggcggggcgggaagggggaaacagaactgagactcgggacaagaacggtgaacgagtgatagtcacatggaatgtgaggagattgagtgtgagagaaacatttagaaagcggttgaggagagtagcaggaagagtcaacaaagaaaactggGAAATAGTGCTGATGACAGAACTAAAGGCAGATGAAGCCGGGGTGGTGTGGTTGGGTGAGGAGGATGAACAGGTAGTGCTGGTTCATGGGAGGAAAGCCGGAGTGATGCTGAGGGGAACGGCATTAAGGACGTGGATAGAGGAAGGACAGCAGAagtggctgggagagagagtggtggcggtggtgctgggAGGGCTCCGGTTGGTATCGGTCTACCAACCGAGCTGGGGAACGGACGAacgagagatggagagatgccGACGAGATATGGGGAGCCAGGTGGgaatgggagggagggaaagactgATAATTGGAGGAGACTTCAATGCGAGTGTGGGAGCGAATGTGAAGATAGGAGGAGTCTGTGGGGGGCATGggttggggaggatgaatgaagccgGAAGGGATTTAATAGAATGGTGTCGGGAGCACGATCTGGCATACGTTAATAGCTATAGGAGGTTTAGAAGGAGGGGGACGTGGCGACACATGGCAAGCGGGAAATGGTATGAGTTGGATGGATTTCTtgtgaaagggaatgagagacatCGCATGGTGAAAAGGATGTGGACCATGAATGAGTATGAATTGTCAGACCATAGACCGGTGTGTATGAAGGTGAATGGGgagtggaagagatggaggacagaagagaggaCCCAAAGGAGAACGGTACAAGCGAAGTGGGAGGTGTTGAAAttggaggaaaagaaaagagaatatgaggagaGGACAAGAGAGAAATTGGAGGAGTTGAACAAGGTAAGACGGGGAAAGGAGAGTGGGTGGACAGAGCTGGCGAACATAATGGTGGAAACAGCAGTGGAGGTATGTGGAAGGGAGAGAAGAGAATTATCCAATCCTTGGACggtagggagagaggaggagatagaagagatgaagaagaggataggggagagggtagacagaagaaataagaaattggagacactgaatgcgaggagaaggttgagagtgaggggaggagggaaaggagtggaggagatggaagaagaactCACCAGGCTAAAAGCGGAAGTGAAGGAAACGCGAAAGGAATTGAAGAAACTACTGAGGAAACTGGAAAGAGACTGGTAGGAAGGAGTGATTGAGGACTGTCAGGAAGCATGTTCTAGAGGAAGGATtggtgacatgtacaaatgtttgaggaagttgGGAAAAAGGGATAGACCGGCCGCTCGAAGCACGACGGTGACGACAGAGGAGTTCAGGGAACATTTTGAAAGTGTGTCGAGGGAAAGGTATGAGGAAGAACCAAGAGTGATAGAAGAGGCAGTTCAAGGAGCAGTAGATCTCAGAAACGATAGCAGAGCGAGTGAAGCAAACGAGACCATGAATGAGGTGccagagagggaagaaatcatgGAGGCTATGGGGGAGATACAAGAGTCAGCACCGGGAGAAGATGGGGTGAGAATAGGATTTATACGGAGCGCGTGTgaggaagtgagagaaagagtgattaagatagtgaggcagatgtttgaGCAGAGGGCGGACCGATGGGAGGGTAGTGTAAAAGTGGGACTTATGGTACCGATACATAAGAAAGGGGATAGGAATGACAGAAACAACTATAGAGGAGTGTGCCTGCTGAGTATGGGCAGCAGGGTGTTAGGCAGAATATTAGCGAAGCGACTGAGTTGGTGGGCCGAACACCTGGGGCTCCTTGACGAAAACCAAGCGGGCTTTAGGAAAGGGAGGTCCACAGCAGATGTAACGCAAATGATGGTACGCATTCAGGAGGATGTAGAAGATTGTAAAAAGAGAGTGACTCAGGAAGGGGTAAGGGACATGAAGGATAACAACTGGCCATGTGCAAGATTGTTAGATTTAAAAAAGGCGTATCCGAGAGTGAGCAAACCAGCGCTATGGATGTTACTAGAAAGGTACGGGTTGAAAGGCAGATGTCTGGACACCATTATGGACTTGCATGAGACGACAGAGTATAAggtgaggggaagggagggagtgagtggagGATGGATGCCAGCGAGAGGGCTGAGGGAAGGATGCTCAACATCACCGATCCTCTTTAACATCTACCATCAGGCGGTGATGAGGCAGGCACTAGCGGCGAGGAATCAAGgtaacagggaggaaaaaatggtggtgtggaggtggataccaggagggtcattcgcaggtgaacatggctgggagagagggagCTCGGAAACAAAGGAAGTGAGGGTATCGTGCGCCTTGTTTGCTGATGACACTACTATAGTGGGGACGAAAGGAGAGATAGACGAGtgtaaggagagtgaaaagggtaatggcccagtgggaagagaggaataatgaggagaaggaggaggtgctggagtttggaacgcaagagggggaggagatcagagtgttgggaagctggattgggactcgggcagatgtgagaaacaggatcaagagGGCAGGAAAGCTATGGGGGAGTGTGAAGGGGTGGTTGAAGGGGACACGACTATCTaagaggtggcaagggagagtaGTAGAGGCGTGTGTGGAGAGCAGCTTGCTATATGACTGTCAAGTAAGAACATGGATGAAGAAGGACGTGGGGAAACTTCAGAAGTGGATGGATAGGTGCTAcaggtatgtgtggagtgataggAATGGAGAACCACTGAagcaaatgcaagaaagaggagtgaatatgtATGATGTAAGGAAAATGTTGGGACTAAAATCCATCGAGTGGAAAATCGAGAGGCGAGTGTTGCAGAGAATTGGACATGTGATGcgtatgggaaatgaaagactaacaaaagccatggtattgggatggtgggaggaactggaaggaagagggaagaggatggggcgcaaaaggaaaacggtgttgtactggaagagagtgatgaggaaTGCAGGGATGGACTGGACGGAGGTAGAAAGATTGACGAACGAcagggaaggatggaagcggagagtgagagagcgaatggatcacctgtatgaatgggaaaatcagaaagGCCACAGATATGAGGTGGGAAGGAACGAGGAAAGACTGGAAAGGAATGTGAGGAGGGCGAATgatgggttggtatgtcggtatgACGGGTGCGGAAAAGTATGCAGGAGTAGAGCTGGTCTAACCATACACGAAAAATGCATACACCGCAAAAACGAGGAACAGGTGGAGTTTGAGTGCGAGAAGTGTGAGAGGAGGTTTGCGtcgaaaggaaataaaatgagtcaccaaaggagttgcacgggaggagcgtatgaggagaagggagaaaggagacagtgtggagggtgtgataggtgggtgacgaaagcaaactatgccagacacgtgagggggtgtgaaagagtctgcagagagtatgagggggagagggaaggagggagaggggaggggcgaagggcgaatggggagggggggcgcggagggagaagggtagcttgctggaggtgtgggaaggaaatgttggcggggaaccttgcgagacaccaacgggattcgtgccggatgtgggacccgggagggggggcaagtccctgacgggggccgattgcccaggatcGGATCGGATCGGTGATGTGACGTGTTACACAAAAAAAGCGCTGGAAGTGTTCTCAGTGTCGGAAAACCTACGCTTATAAGAGCCGTTTGAAAcaacacacaagaacccacactggtgagaaaccattTGTCTGTTCACATTGTGGCCGAAGATTCTCTCATAAGGTacacttaaaaacacacacaagaacccacaccggcgagaaaccttttgcaTGTTCGATTTGTGGCAGTAtattctctcagaagggaagcttgataagtcacatcagagcccacactggtgagaaacattTTGCATGTTCAGTTTGTGCTCAAAGATTCTCTCATAAGACGAGCTTcgaaatacacacaagaacccacaccggtgagaaacctttttcctgttcAGTTTGTGACCAGAGATTCTCTCAGAGGACatacttaaaaacacacactggtgagaaaccttttacctgttcagattgtggcgAAACATTCTCTCTGAAGCATCACTTAAAAATACATTccagaacccacactggtgagaagccCTCTGAATGTTtaatttgtggccaaagattctctcagaacGGACACTTAAGAAGTCACACGAAATACCAGAGTGGTGAGAGACCTTTTGAATGCCAAATTTGTAGCCAAAAATTATCTCATAAGGGAGGCTTGAAAaggcacacaagaacccacacaggTGAGAAACCATTTGGATGCTCAGTTTGTGACCATCGATTTTCTCAGAAGGATAAGATCAAGAGAAACAAGTGTGCTGGTTTGGGGTTGCAGAGTGCTGACCCATGAGTTTAAATTCCGAGCTGCCGGCTCAGTTCATTGGTGTATTTGAAGGGACAGGAAGTGAGGTTTGAGCTACAAAGATTACCTACTTAGCAAAAGAAACATTGTTGATGTTGCATACacaaacataaaatatattatgaTAACATGCACACAACTGAGCGTGATCAACTGGTAAGGTATTCCTAAAAGAGTaattatacaaatatatatttcagtCTATGTAACGTCTTCTGTTTTATCTTCATATAGTccgtgtatttaaaaaaaaggcactggTGGCAAAATACTTCAAGCAATGCATGCACTTTGTCTAATGTTTTAGTAATGTTCATATAAAGTAAGTTAACGAGCGATGAGATGGACCACAGAAACGTTGTCTTTTGATGTGAAGGTGAGAACACGTGAATATGAttctgaataaataaaatacaaatcatcAAACAGTGAGTCATTTTTGTCAGCATCAGTCTTCAAGGAGGATCGGTCATTCGGTTGTTTACATTTGTAGAATAGCAACTGATCACAGACATGACACAAATtgtaaccttttcatgcacaaataaggaTACCTTGTAAACCTGATAACCTGTCCACTCCAGTCACCACTGTCCCTTTCTGGCTTTCAGAACAACTAATTCCCACCCCCAGTGcacaataaatatttattctgTTCTATTCTTATTATGCAATTGCTCACAGGGCTCGAGACTAACTTTTTCCACTGGTGCGCCCACATTCTTTTCTTTGTTGCACCAGCACTTATGTTCGGTGCAGTAGTGGTAGTTTTGCGCTATCTTGACTCATAGGTGTCTCTTTTTACACCCCACTCGTATAGAGTGAATTATCTTATGCCCTGGATTGCAGTTAATGTCACTGCAGCGGTTTTCACTCTAATAAACCATAGTCATaccagcaaaaatattttttacatggTCCTTTGAGGGGAATTAATAAAAATTCCAGACAACGATTTCCTCTCACGAAGAACAAACCAGACGCAAGCGCTTAACTCATCTGCCACTCTACTTAAAAAGACAATGAAGTGACAAATGAGCACCAAGAGATCTGAGAACTGAACTCATGGGGCCTGGAAATTAACAAGGATTTTCTGAAGACGGTTCAGCGGAGAAAAGCACCATTTCCTGTTTTAGAAATGACAATAATCGCCGCTCAGGAATTAACTTTAGTTTAGCCCCGCccccttgtttgttttgtttacgaaCGCTACCTCAGAGTCCtacttgattattttattgactTGATCTATATTCACATTGGGAAAGCAATTaagaatatattttcatttggaATGCAGATTTGACAATAGACAAAAGCATTTTATTACATTGCATCGTCAAAGGTTAAAAACAAGCCAAAAGCCGGGTATCCCCAGCTCACCTTTTCAGTGATCATATTGGAATGAATGAGGTGAGATTCATTATTTATTGTAGGACTGTCCATTTAAAACATATTAACAAATGATAACTTCTTCTATTGACATGTTAAAAAAGGGTAAATATTTTGGAGTCAACCGCAtggtatattttgttttgaaatgcaatAAATTAATCAATCTGGAGGTGACTATGTGAAAGACCTACACTGGAAGAAGTTTTCAAAACGTGACTTGTTGGGTTTACCTGGTGCttgaagaggggcggggctgccactgacgcGTGGCCGTTCGCTCGACGTATAAAAATCGGCATCACTGCTTAGtatgagcggcccggtagtccagtggttagcacgtcggcttcacagtgataAAAATATGAGATGCCGTTTTTGTTGCAATTTATTCTCACTTAGGCATAAAATGAAGCCCCGCAGCAACAACCCTCTTTCATCAAGACAAAAATCCCAACACCACTACCTAATGGACTCACTGCAACACgatcatacacacacgcacgcacgcacgcacgcacgcacgcacgcacacacacacacacacacacacacacacacacacacacacacacacacacacacacacacattggtgttttggtgcattttcaggacgtccgtttgttcacccgacatatgggtacatgcctttcccgtggtcctacaggctccaaaaaaatatggtaaccatgaaaaaaaatcaggaagacagccatctactcagattttggctaagacgtaatttttttttgatttatgacaaaactactacatatgaggacattgacaggttttcgtgtattatggagacagtcacctcaaacacactaccatttcctgtttttgtgaattttgagccccctagatacacatcattttcaagtatatatgacttatgaagaccagctaagagtaaagtgtgtatttttaaattgactcatgttacataccaacagtatatgttaggcacatgtgtccaattgtcatgctcgggcatggggagaactctacaaaggaaggaagcccagattcaaacattcatatatcaattgctgaactgtgaggcgaatgtgccaaacagtcgttacacccgtcatccctcaaatattcacattaacaatacaagatagtaaaataagctgtgaagaagaagagacggttaaatatgtggtcagtccactttcttattttttaattgctgacaaatatgaaattatgaacacagaaaacatgccacctcctctccatgacacaaagcactgcaatagatgagggttgtttgaactaaagattatgtcaaaatgtgaatactgcgatgaagaatttttaatgaatctggccatatattgtgccatgtgtgtagcaacttctttagctaccgttagacaaaagcaacttttataaaagtattgaaattcttgaaataggatgaattcaaatgttttagggtttttccgaaatatcacctcaaacctaataagcctatcttttgtgagaagtttgtatatagTACGTACGTttatgtacagcaggggtgtccaaggtcggtcctcaagggccgctgtctttttgttttccagctctcccaggatgttctaatgctgcatcagagctgactgatgaactgatcatctgaaacaggtgtgatgcagccgggagagctggaaaacaggcaggacagtggccctccaggcccagatcgggacatgcctgaaaTACAGTATAATCAACCATAGGCGGCGCGGTAGTCCAgtcgttagcacgtcggcttcacagtgcagaggtaccgggttcgattccagctccggcctccctgtgtggagtttgcatgttctccccgggcctgcgtgggttttctccgggtgctccggtttcctcccacattccaaaaacatgcatggcaggctgattgaacactctaaattgtccctaggtgggagtgtgagcgtggatggttgttcgtctctgtgtgccctgtgattggctggcaaccaattcggggtgtcccctgcctgctgcccgaa contains:
- the LOC127594077 gene encoding gastrula zinc finger protein XlCGF62.1-like, producing MNEVPEREEIMEAMGEIQESAPGEDGRVTQKKRWKCSQCRKTYAYKSRLKQHTRTHTGEKPFVCSHCGRRFSHKVHLKTHTRTHTGEKPFACSICGSIFSQKGSLISHIRAHTGEKHFACSVCAQRFSHKTSFEIHTRTHTGEKPFSCSVCDQRFSQRTYLKTHTGEKPFTCSDCGETFSLKHHLKIHSRTHTGEKPSECLICGQRFSQNGHLRSHTKYQSGERPFECQICSQKLSHKGGLKRHTRTHTGEKPFGCSVCDHRFSQKDKIKRNKCAGLGLQSADP